One Punica granatum isolate Tunisia-2019 chromosome 3, ASM765513v2, whole genome shotgun sequence genomic window carries:
- the LOC116200303 gene encoding zinc finger A20 and AN1 domain-containing stress-associated protein 9-like, whose amino-acid sequence MEQESQKRKLEETGCEPSTDPPLCVNNCGFFGNPNTNNLCSKCYKDYLLKQTKEESFDHKAVLQKVGVNDQAVENSNEEALPLPPPSQEEVKQAEGSSSGNPEKRPANRCSFCSKRVGLTGFKCRCGDTFCSIHRYSDKHNCVFNYKSAGRDAIAKANPVVKADKVEKI is encoded by the coding sequence ATGGAGCAAGAATCGCAAAAGAGGAAGCTTGAGGAGACCGGGTGTGAACCCTCGACCGATCCTCCTCTCTGCGTGAATAACTGCGGGTTCTTCGGTAACCCCAACACCAACAACCTCTGCTCCAAATGCTACAAAGACTATCTTCTGAAGCAAACGAAGGAGGAATCGTTTGATCACAAAGCTGTACTGCAGAAGGTGGGTGTTAATGATCAGGCTGTGGAGAATTCTAACGAAGAAGCCCTGCCGCTGCCACCACCGTCTCAAGAAGAAGTTAAACAAGCAGAGGGGTCCAGCTCTGGGAACCCCGAGAAGAGACCCGCAAACCGTTGCAGTTTCTGCAGTAAACGGGTTGGGCTGACGGGTTTCAAGTGCAGGTGCGGGGACACATTCTGCTCGATACACCGGTATTCGGATAAGCATAACTGTGTCTTCAACTATAAGTCCGCCGGGCGGGATGCAATCGCCAAGGCAAATCCTGTGGTGAAGGCTGATAAGGTGGAGAAGATATGA
- the LOC116202090 gene encoding probable serine/threonine-protein kinase At1g54610, which produces MGCVQAKLDFPSPSKGLDGLKLQNGYVKGGAERRPVDRKQPVKGDGGGGRAVNGKGERNGGSGSQRAGANKKIGGDELVNGWPKWLVDNIDRAALAGLVPKSADSYEKLAKVGQGTYSNVYKARDRDNGKIVALKKVRFDTSEPESVKFMAREITVLQHLDHPNVIKLEGIATSRMQYSLYLVFDFMQSDLTKIICRPGERLAEPQVKCYMQQLLAGLQHCHKKGILHRDIKASNLLIDKSGQLKIADFGLANFFNPDEKCPLTSRVVTLWYRAPELLLGSTDYGVGVDLWSAGCLLAEMFLGRAFMPGKTEVEQLHRIFKLCGAPSEDYWKKMKLQTSFRPPPHYQPSYRGTFKDFPASSFGLLCKLLALDPAYRGTASFALQDEFFKTSPLACDLSGLPVVQKEELQASHPKSLKKLRSSKAKDPSHTNSEVSNKKHVRIVDPKVETESSKEEKNAELSTQSVEVGNSISSTSSSLKPIMHGVNLHSSLSPIHRSIRKASSSQTEGHPNAVRNIQNYTLLQASITDIINPREGGDGMARVRRSLSTLDFRYRNAEEIAKFFGLEK; this is translated from the exons ATGGGGTGCGTCCAAGCGAAGCTCGACTTTCCCTCGCCCTCTAAAGGCCTCGACGGGCTCAAGCTCCAGAACGGGTATGTCAAGGGAGGGGCAGAGAGGAGGCCTGTCGACCGGAAACAGCCGGTCAAGGGCGATGGAGGTGGCGGCCGGGCTGTTAATGGGAAAGGAGAGAGGAATGGTGGGAGTGGGAGCCAGAGGGCCGGGGCTAATAAGAAGATTGGAGGAGATGAGCTTGTCAATGGTTGGCCGAAGTGGCTGGTCGATAACATTGATCGTGCTGCTTTGGCCGGTTTGGTCCCGAAGAGCGCCGATTCGTATGAGAAGCTGGCTAAG GTAGGACAAGGAACTTATAGCAATGTATATAAAGCTCGAGACAGGGACAATGGGAAAATTGTTGCCCTGAAAAAGGTCCGCTTTGACACATCGGAGCCTGAGAGCGTCAAGTTTATGGCAAGAGAGATTACGGTTCTGCAGCACCTAGATCATCCCAATGTAATCAAGCTTGAAGGAATTGCTACATCGAGGATGCAGTACAGTCTCTATCTTGTTTTCGATTTTATGCAGTCGGACCTCACAAAGATTATTTGTCGTCCTGGCGAACGCCTCGCAGAACCACAG GTCAAATGCTATATGCAACAGTTGCTAGCAGGTCTCCAGCACTGCCACAAGAAAGGGATCCTCCACAGAGACATTAAAGCCTCCAACTTGTTGATAGACAAGAGTGGCCAGCTGAAGATTGCAGACTTTGGTCTTGCGAATTTCTTCAATCCTGACGAGAAATGTCCCCTTACAAGTCGAGTGGTCACCCTCTGGTATAGAGCCCCTGAGCTTCTCTTGGGCTCCACTGATTATGGGGTTGGTGTCGATCTCTGGAGCGCAGGATGCTTATTGGCTGAGATGTTTCTTGGCAGGGCTTTTATGCCTGGGAAAACCGAG GTCGAGCAGCTGCATAGGATCTTCAAGCTTTGTGGTGCACCCTCGGAGGATTactggaagaagatgaagctTCAGACTAGCTTTCGACCACCCCCACACTATCAACCAAGTTATCGTGGTACCTTCAAGGATTTTCCTGCCTCATCGTTTGGTCTCTTGTGCAAACTTCTTGCCCTTGACCCCGCTTATCGGGGCACTGCATCATTTGCCCTGCAAGATGAA TTCTTTAAAACAAGTCCCTTAGCATGTGATCTCTCAGGACTGCCTGTAGTGCAAAAAGAAGAGCTTCAGGCATCTCACCCCAAGAGCCTGAAGAA ACTCAGGAGCTCTAAGGCAAAGGATCCATCTCACACAAATTCTGAAGTTTCTAATAAGAAGCACGTAAGGATTGTCGACCCCAAGGTTGAGACTGAATCTTCTAAAGAG GAGAAGAATGCAGAGTTGAGCACTCAGAGCGTTGAGGTAGGTAACAGCATCAGCAGCACTTCGAGCAGTCTAAAACCAATCATGCACGGGGTGAACCTGCACTCGTCCCTTTCTCCAATACATCGTTCAATCCGTAAAGCCTCCTCTTCGCAGACCGAAGGCCACCCGAATGCTGTCAGGAACATACAAAACTACACACTCTTGCAGGCTTCTATAACAGATATTATCAACCCCAGAGAAGGAGGCGATGGGATGGCTCGTGTCCGGAGATCTCTCTCGACTTTGGACTTTCGGTATAGGAATGCCGAGGAAATCGCTAAGTTCTTTGGGCTTGAAAAATAA